A genomic region of Streptomyces sp. R33 contains the following coding sequences:
- a CDS encoding aldo/keto reductase has protein sequence MKYTQLGRTGLKVSRLVLGTMNFGPQTDEPTSHSILDTALASGLNFVDTANVYGWGENKGRTEEIIGTWFAQGGGRRDKTVLATKVYGNMAGDGDPWPNHDKLSALNIRRAVEASLKRLQTDYIDVYQFHHVDRRTPFEEIWQAVDVLIQQGKVLYAGSSNFPGYKIAQANEAAARRGSVGLVSEQCLYNLAERRAEMEVIPAAQEYGLGVIPWSPLHGGLLGGVIKKEVAGGRRAEGRSADALANTAVRAQVQAYEDLLDKHGLEPGETALAWLLTRPGVTGPIVGPRTAEQLESALRALELELSEEVLTGLDEIFPGPGPSPEAFAW, from the coding sequence ATGAAGTACACACAGCTGGGACGCACCGGACTCAAGGTCAGCCGACTTGTACTCGGCACGATGAACTTCGGTCCGCAGACAGACGAACCCACCAGCCACTCGATCCTGGACACGGCGCTCGCCTCGGGTCTGAACTTCGTCGACACGGCCAACGTCTACGGGTGGGGGGAGAACAAGGGCCGCACCGAGGAGATCATCGGCACCTGGTTCGCCCAGGGCGGCGGCAGGCGGGACAAGACCGTGCTGGCCACCAAGGTGTACGGGAACATGGCCGGCGACGGCGACCCGTGGCCCAACCACGACAAGCTCTCGGCGCTGAACATCCGCCGGGCCGTCGAGGCCAGTCTCAAGCGGCTGCAGACGGACTACATCGACGTCTACCAGTTCCACCACGTCGACCGCCGGACCCCCTTCGAGGAGATCTGGCAGGCCGTCGACGTGCTGATCCAGCAGGGCAAGGTGCTGTACGCCGGGTCGTCGAACTTCCCCGGGTACAAGATCGCCCAGGCCAACGAGGCGGCCGCCCGGCGCGGCTCGGTCGGGCTGGTCAGCGAGCAGTGCCTGTACAACCTCGCGGAGCGGCGCGCCGAGATGGAGGTCATCCCGGCGGCGCAGGAGTACGGGCTCGGGGTGATCCCGTGGTCCCCGCTGCACGGCGGGCTGCTCGGCGGCGTCATCAAGAAGGAGGTCGCGGGCGGCCGCCGCGCCGAGGGCCGCTCGGCGGACGCGCTGGCCAACACCGCGGTGCGGGCGCAGGTGCAGGCGTACGAGGACCTGCTCGACAAGCACGGCCTGGAGCCCGGCGAGACGGCCCTGGCGTGGCTGCTGACCCGGCCCGGGGTGACGGGCCCGATCGTGGGTCCCCGTACGGCGGAGCAGCTGGAGAGCGCGCTGCGCGCGCTCGAGCTGGAGCTGTCCGAGGAGGTGCTCACCGGCCTGGACGAGATCTTCCCCGGCCCGGGCCCCTCGCCCGAAGCCTTCGCCTGGTGA
- a CDS encoding GDSL-type esterase/lipase family protein — protein MRFMFVGDSMTIGRAGDYTWRYRMWQHLDAALGGPYEIVGPRCELFDTSANEPTSHAYADPGFPEHARRHLAGWGEGWQHMAPLIGSAVRSGGADILLVSLGLIDLGFYTGAEETAANARRFVAEARAARPDIRMILLPVIPNVRAESDAPFAAEVARFNELLAKAVADLSTEASPILLAARPASYEIHQDTYDGTHPNASGEHRLAGEFAAVLHQAWGIAGPYRPAADR, from the coding sequence ATGCGTTTCATGTTCGTCGGCGACTCCATGACCATCGGACGCGCCGGCGACTACACCTGGCGCTACCGGATGTGGCAGCACCTCGATGCCGCCCTCGGCGGCCCGTACGAGATCGTCGGCCCGCGCTGCGAGCTGTTCGACACCTCCGCGAACGAGCCGACCAGCCACGCGTACGCGGACCCCGGCTTCCCGGAGCACGCCCGCCGCCACCTCGCCGGCTGGGGCGAGGGCTGGCAGCACATGGCCCCGCTCATCGGCTCCGCCGTGCGCTCCGGCGGAGCCGACATACTCCTTGTCTCCCTCGGCCTGATCGACCTCGGCTTCTACACCGGCGCCGAGGAGACCGCGGCCAATGCCCGCCGCTTCGTCGCGGAGGCCCGCGCCGCCCGGCCGGACATACGGATGATCCTGCTCCCGGTCATCCCGAACGTCCGGGCCGAGTCCGACGCACCCTTCGCGGCCGAGGTCGCCCGGTTCAACGAGCTCCTCGCGAAGGCCGTCGCCGACCTGTCGACCGAGGCCTCGCCGATCCTGCTGGCCGCGCGCCCGGCCTCGTACGAGATCCACCAGGACACCTACGACGGCACCCACCCCAACGCCTCGGGCGAGCACCGGCTGGCCGGGGAGTTCGCGGCGGTCCTGCACCAGGCCTGGGGCATCGCAGGCCCCTACCGCCCCGCCGCGGACCGCTGA
- a CDS encoding WD40 repeat domain-containing protein codes for MRLLPLTAVIALAVLPGSAAAAAQSPPSVPSGFTIADPRIKESSGLAASRIHPGVYWTHNDSDDGPFVYAVDSATGRTVARVTLTGVGTPRDVEAISLGPDGQLYVGDIGDNLNGSWDHVWVYRFPEPKQLADVTVKAEQFTVKYADGARNAEALMVHPVTGRVYIASKSEDKGGLYEGPKELSASGPNVFRRVADLPWVTDGAFSPDGGRLTLRGYFFARTYPWKDGKPEGEGERVDAPWQGQAESVTYSADGSALMFGSEGESSRVVAVPVKPASGGSPAPAKPGTTPAAGAPGPAGEQGGGSFTKGAAVLAVGTVLVLGAKRLFRRRPRGDS; via the coding sequence ATGCGCCTGCTGCCGTTGACCGCCGTCATTGCCCTTGCCGTGCTGCCGGGTTCGGCCGCCGCGGCCGCCCAGAGCCCCCCCTCCGTGCCGTCGGGGTTCACGATCGCCGATCCGCGGATCAAGGAGTCGAGCGGGCTGGCGGCGAGCCGGATCCACCCGGGCGTGTACTGGACGCACAACGACAGCGACGACGGCCCGTTCGTGTACGCGGTGGACTCGGCGACCGGCAGGACCGTGGCCCGGGTGACGCTGACCGGGGTCGGGACCCCGCGCGACGTCGAGGCGATCTCGCTGGGCCCGGACGGGCAGCTGTACGTCGGGGACATCGGCGACAACCTGAACGGGAGCTGGGACCACGTCTGGGTCTACCGCTTCCCGGAGCCGAAGCAACTGGCCGATGTCACGGTCAAGGCCGAGCAGTTCACGGTGAAGTACGCGGACGGGGCGCGCAACGCGGAGGCACTGATGGTGCATCCGGTGACGGGCCGGGTGTACATCGCGAGCAAGAGCGAGGACAAGGGCGGGCTGTACGAGGGGCCCAAGGAGCTGTCCGCGTCGGGGCCGAACGTGTTCCGGCGGGTGGCGGACCTGCCGTGGGTCACGGACGGGGCGTTCTCGCCGGACGGCGGCCGCCTGACGCTGCGCGGCTACTTCTTCGCGCGGACCTACCCGTGGAAGGACGGGAAGCCGGAGGGCGAGGGCGAGCGGGTGGACGCGCCGTGGCAGGGGCAGGCGGAGTCGGTGACGTACTCGGCGGACGGGTCGGCGCTGATGTTCGGCTCGGAGGGGGAGTCGAGCAGGGTGGTGGCGGTTCCGGTGAAACCGGCGTCCGGCGGCTCCCCCGCCCCCGCGAAGCCGGGCACGACTCCGGCCGCCGGGGCCCCCGGCCCTGCGGGCGAGCAGGGCGGGGGCAGCTTCACGAAGGGCGCGGCCGTGCTGGCCGTGGGCACGGTGCTGGTGCTCGGGGCCAAGCGGCTCTTCCGCCGCCGGCCCCGAGGGGACTCCTGA
- a CDS encoding MFS transporter codes for MSTGNGADSAPGHTSTTSTARTTRAAGTDNSMFSSLKIRNYRLFATGQAVSNTGTWMQRIAQDWLVLSLTGSASAVGITIALQFLPMMVFGLYGGVLADRLPKRPLLIATQSLMGLTGIALAVLTLAGHVQVWHVYLAAFLLGLVTVVDNPARQTFVSEMVGPEQLANAVSLNSANFQSARLVGPAIAGVLITAVGSGWAFLLNGLSFAAPVAGLLLMRTRELRPIEPQPRAKGQLREGLRYVAGRPELIWPIVLVGFIGTFGFNFPIWLSAFVSDVFHGDAGTYGLFNTLIAAGSLAGALLAARRGNSRLRLLVAAALLFSVLEIVTAFALGFWLFAALLVPIGMFGLTVNVTANASVQMATDPEMRGRVMALFMMVFTGGTPIGAPIVGWVTDTYGARIGMAAGGLVSLAAAAAIAVILSRVGNLRLSVTRKGVTFVPTPRPRELVAAA; via the coding sequence TTGAGTACGGGAAACGGAGCAGACTCCGCACCCGGCCATACATCCACCACTAGCACCGCGCGCACGACGCGCGCCGCGGGCACGGACAACTCGATGTTCAGCTCGCTGAAGATCCGGAACTACCGGCTCTTCGCCACGGGACAGGCCGTTTCCAACACCGGCACCTGGATGCAGCGCATCGCCCAGGACTGGCTGGTCCTGTCCCTGACCGGCTCGGCTTCCGCCGTCGGCATCACCATCGCGCTGCAGTTCCTGCCGATGATGGTGTTCGGCCTCTACGGAGGCGTACTCGCCGACCGGCTGCCCAAGCGCCCGCTGCTGATCGCCACGCAATCCCTGATGGGCCTGACCGGTATCGCGCTCGCCGTGCTCACCCTGGCCGGACACGTCCAGGTCTGGCACGTGTACCTCGCGGCCTTCCTGCTCGGCCTCGTCACCGTCGTGGACAACCCCGCACGGCAGACGTTCGTCTCCGAGATGGTCGGCCCGGAGCAGCTCGCCAACGCCGTCAGCCTGAACTCCGCCAACTTCCAGTCCGCACGGCTGGTCGGCCCGGCGATCGCCGGTGTGCTGATCACCGCCGTCGGCTCCGGCTGGGCCTTCCTGCTGAACGGACTGTCCTTCGCCGCGCCCGTCGCCGGCCTGCTGCTGATGCGGACGCGCGAACTGCGCCCGATCGAGCCGCAGCCCCGCGCCAAGGGGCAGCTGCGGGAGGGCCTGCGCTACGTCGCCGGGCGCCCGGAGCTGATCTGGCCGATCGTTCTGGTCGGCTTCATCGGCACCTTCGGGTTCAACTTCCCGATCTGGCTGTCGGCGTTCGTCAGCGACGTGTTCCACGGGGACGCGGGCACGTACGGGCTCTTCAACACGCTGATCGCCGCGGGCTCCCTGGCGGGTGCGCTGCTGGCGGCGCGGCGGGGCAACTCGCGGCTGCGGCTTCTGGTCGCGGCGGCACTGCTGTTCTCCGTACTGGAGATCGTGACGGCCTTCGCGCTCGGGTTCTGGCTGTTCGCGGCGCTGCTCGTGCCGATCGGGATGTTCGGGCTGACGGTCAACGTGACCGCCAACGCGAGCGTCCAGATGGCCACCGACCCCGAGATGCGGGGGCGGGTGATGGCGCTGTTCATGATGGTGTTCACGGGCGGCACCCCGATCGGTGCACCGATCGTCGGCTGGGTGACGGACACGTACGGGGCCCGGATCGGCATGGCCGCGGGCGGACTCGTCTCGCTGGCCGCGGCCGCGGCGATCGCGGTGATCCTCTCCCGCGTGGGCAACCTCCGCCTGAGCGTGACCCGCAAGGGAGTCACGTTCGTCCCGACCCCCCGCCCCCGCGAGCTGGTCGCGGCGGCGTGA
- a CDS encoding MarR family winged helix-turn-helix transcriptional regulator has product MLDLTHGDDAAAVNDLRSAVMRLGRRLKHQRVDESLSPTEMSVLGTLARCGQATPGELARREHVQPPSMTRIVALLEAKGLVRLQPHPDDRRQKVVTQTEEAEAMLEESRRKRNAFLAGLAAELTEDEWAKLREAAPVLEKLAHL; this is encoded by the coding sequence ATGCTCGACCTTACCCATGGCGACGACGCTGCCGCCGTGAACGACCTCCGCTCCGCCGTCATGCGGCTGGGCCGGCGCCTCAAGCACCAGCGCGTCGACGAATCGCTGAGCCCGACCGAGATGTCGGTCCTCGGCACGCTCGCCCGGTGCGGCCAGGCCACCCCCGGTGAGCTGGCCCGGCGCGAACACGTCCAGCCGCCGTCGATGACGCGCATCGTCGCGCTGCTGGAGGCCAAGGGACTGGTCAGGCTGCAGCCGCACCCGGACGACCGCCGCCAGAAGGTGGTCACCCAGACCGAGGAGGCCGAAGCGATGCTCGAGGAGAGCCGTCGCAAGCGGAACGCCTTCCTGGCCGGGCTCGCGGCCGAGCTCACCGAGGACGAATGGGCCAAGCTGCGCGAGGCAGCGCCCGTCCTGGAGAAGCTCGCGCACTTGTAG
- a CDS encoding NCS2 family permease — MSTSAPAPAPALPEPAPHGTSGLDRYFKISERGSTIAREVRGGFATFFAMAYIIVLNPIILGSAKDMYGHQLDGGQLVTATVLTAAFTTLLMGVIGNVPIALAAGLGVNTVVALQLAPRMSWPDAMGMVVLAGFVVMLLVATGLRERVMNAVPLGLRKGIAIGIGLFIMLIGLVDSGFVTRIPDAAHTTVPLQLGTAGHLHGWPVLIFVVGVLLTLALLIRKTPGAILISIVVMTVIAVAVQLIAGLPDSGWGLTVPEWPGNPVAAPDFGLVGQVSPFGGFGKVGLLTGILFVFTVLLSCFFDAMGTILGVGDEAKLIDKKTGEFPGINRVLLVDGLAVASGGATSSSATTCFVESTAGVGEGARTGLANVVTGGLFAVALFLTPLATMVPSQAATPALVAVGFLILAGSVKDIDWSDFTIAVPAFLAMVMMPFTYSITNGIGFGFISFCVLRLATGRGREVPAAMYVVSAVFVFYYAMPALGLT, encoded by the coding sequence ATGAGCACGTCGGCCCCCGCCCCCGCGCCCGCCCTCCCGGAACCCGCCCCCCACGGCACGTCCGGCCTTGACCGCTACTTCAAGATCTCCGAGCGCGGCTCGACGATCGCCCGCGAGGTCCGCGGCGGTTTCGCCACCTTCTTCGCGATGGCCTACATCATCGTGCTGAACCCGATCATCCTGGGCAGCGCGAAGGACATGTACGGGCACCAGCTCGACGGCGGCCAGCTCGTGACCGCCACCGTCCTGACGGCGGCCTTCACCACGCTCCTCATGGGCGTCATCGGCAACGTCCCGATCGCGCTCGCCGCCGGCCTCGGCGTGAACACCGTCGTCGCCCTCCAGCTCGCCCCGCGCATGAGCTGGCCCGACGCCATGGGCATGGTGGTCCTGGCCGGCTTCGTCGTGATGCTGCTGGTCGCGACCGGCCTGCGCGAGCGGGTCATGAACGCCGTCCCGCTGGGCCTGCGCAAGGGCATCGCGATCGGCATCGGCCTGTTCATCATGCTGATCGGCCTGGTCGACTCGGGCTTCGTCACCCGCATCCCGGACGCCGCGCACACCACCGTGCCGCTCCAGCTCGGCACGGCCGGCCACCTGCACGGCTGGCCGGTGCTGATCTTCGTCGTCGGCGTCCTGCTGACCCTCGCGCTGCTGATCCGCAAGACGCCCGGCGCGATCCTGATCTCCATCGTGGTCATGACCGTGATCGCCGTCGCCGTCCAGCTGATCGCCGGGCTGCCCGACTCGGGCTGGGGCCTGACCGTCCCCGAGTGGCCGGGCAACCCGGTGGCCGCGCCCGACTTCGGGCTCGTCGGCCAGGTCAGCCCGTTCGGCGGCTTCGGCAAGGTCGGCCTGCTGACCGGCATCCTCTTCGTCTTCACCGTGCTGCTGTCCTGCTTCTTCGACGCGATGGGGACCATCCTCGGCGTCGGCGACGAGGCCAAGCTGATCGACAAGAAGACCGGCGAGTTCCCCGGCATCAACCGGGTCCTGCTGGTCGACGGCCTGGCCGTCGCGTCCGGCGGCGCCACCTCGTCCTCGGCCACCACCTGCTTCGTGGAGTCCACGGCCGGCGTCGGCGAGGGCGCCCGTACCGGTCTGGCGAACGTCGTGACCGGCGGACTCTTCGCGGTGGCGCTGTTCCTGACCCCGCTCGCCACCATGGTCCCGTCCCAGGCGGCCACCCCCGCGCTCGTGGCGGTCGGCTTCCTGATCCTGGCGGGCTCGGTCAAGGACATCGACTGGAGCGACTTCACCATCGCCGTCCCGGCCTTCCTGGCCATGGTGATGATGCCGTTCACGTACTCGATCACCAACGGCATCGGCTTCGGCTTCATCAGCTTCTGCGTCCTGCGGCTGGCGACCGGCCGGGGCCGCGAGGTCCCGGCGGCCATGTACGTCGTGTCGGCGGTGTTCGTCTTCTACTACGCGATGCCGGCCCTCGGCCTCACGTAA
- a CDS encoding DUF2530 domain-containing protein has protein sequence MAKWTAKHEAPEPLEGPIVATVTGGTIIWFALFLVQLPFYGWFADRDLLWWVWCCAAGGVLGLIGLWYVRGRDAALKRHAAARAAGDGESSAG, from the coding sequence ATGGCGAAATGGACTGCGAAGCACGAGGCGCCCGAGCCCCTCGAGGGCCCGATCGTCGCGACCGTCACCGGCGGCACGATCATCTGGTTCGCCCTGTTCCTGGTCCAGCTCCCCTTCTACGGCTGGTTCGCCGACCGGGACCTGCTGTGGTGGGTCTGGTGCTGCGCGGCCGGCGGCGTGCTCGGCCTGATCGGCCTCTGGTACGTCCGGGGCCGGGACGCGGCACTGAAGCGGCACGCAGCCGCGCGGGCCGCGGGGGACGGGGAGAGCAGCGCCGGCTGA
- a CDS encoding HAD-IC family P-type ATPase — MTQRADIDPDGSEPAGSRGPGGAAIDAGAELDPVHPVRPPAPRFKPAGLTTAEVAERVARGAVNDVPVRSSRSTADIVRANVFTRFNAIIGVLWVIMLIVAPLQDSLFGYVIIANTGIGIIQEMRAKKTLDSLAVIGEAKPSVRRDGRTAEISTSEIVLDDVIELGPGDKVVVDGAVGEADGLEIDESLLTGEADPVLKKPGDPVMSGSFVVAGGGAFTATKVGREAYAAQLAEEATRFTLVHSELRSGISTILKYVTWMMIPTSIGLIISQLVVKDDNLKDAIARTVGGIVPMIPEGLVLLTSVAFAIGVIRLGRKQCLVQELPAIEGLARVDVVCLDKTGTLTEGGMDVTELRPLGGAEDVYVRKVLGALGESDPRPNASLQAIIDAYPVSAEWRCTESLPFSSARKYSGASFSEGDGENNTWLLGAPDVLLPVGDPALDEINGLNEQGLRVLLLAKAARELDDPAVGAGARPTALIVLEQRLRPDAADTLRYFEDQKVHAKVISGDNAVSVGAVAGKLGLPGAENTVDARKLPAEQAEMARVLDDNAVFGRVTPQQKRDMVGALQSKGHTVAMTGDGVNDVLALKDADIGVSMGSGSEATRAVAQIVLLNNSFSTLPSVVAEGRRVIGNITRVATLFLTKTVYSVLLAILVVCFQVEYPFLPRHLTLLSTLTIGIPAFFLALAPNKERARPHFVKRVMRYAIPGGVIAAVATFVTYLVARHHYTGPEALNAETSAATLTLFLTSMWVLVIIARPYTWWRVALVGAMGAAFLIVLVVPWLQDFFQLKLVGTQLPWTAVAIAAAASVLIEFTFRWVDRKFPA; from the coding sequence ATGACGCAGCGGGCAGACATCGACCCCGACGGTTCCGAGCCGGCGGGCAGCAGGGGACCCGGCGGCGCGGCCATCGACGCCGGAGCCGAGCTCGACCCGGTGCACCCGGTCCGGCCGCCCGCGCCCCGGTTCAAGCCCGCCGGCCTGACCACCGCCGAAGTCGCCGAACGCGTTGCCCGCGGAGCAGTCAACGACGTGCCCGTCCGCAGCAGCCGTTCCACCGCCGACATCGTCCGCGCCAACGTCTTCACCCGGTTCAACGCCATCATCGGCGTGCTCTGGGTGATCATGCTCATCGTCGCGCCGCTCCAGGACAGCCTCTTCGGCTACGTGATCATCGCGAACACCGGCATCGGCATCATCCAGGAGATGCGGGCCAAGAAGACCCTGGACAGCCTCGCCGTCATCGGCGAGGCCAAACCCAGCGTCCGCCGCGACGGCCGGACCGCCGAGATCTCCACCTCCGAGATCGTCCTCGACGACGTCATCGAGCTCGGGCCGGGGGACAAGGTCGTCGTCGACGGAGCCGTCGGCGAGGCCGACGGCCTGGAGATCGACGAGTCCCTGCTCACCGGCGAGGCCGACCCCGTCCTGAAGAAGCCCGGCGACCCGGTCATGTCCGGGTCGTTCGTCGTCGCCGGCGGCGGCGCGTTCACGGCCACCAAGGTCGGCCGCGAGGCCTACGCCGCCCAGTTGGCCGAAGAGGCCACCCGCTTCACGCTCGTCCACTCGGAGCTGCGCTCCGGCATCTCCACCATCCTCAAGTACGTCACCTGGATGATGATCCCGACCTCGATCGGCCTGATCATCAGCCAGCTCGTCGTCAAGGACGACAACCTCAAGGACGCCATCGCCCGCACCGTCGGCGGCATCGTCCCGATGATCCCCGAGGGCCTGGTCCTGCTGACCTCCGTCGCCTTCGCGATCGGCGTCATCCGGCTCGGCCGCAAGCAGTGCCTGGTGCAGGAACTGCCGGCCATCGAGGGTCTCGCGCGCGTCGACGTGGTCTGCCTCGACAAGACCGGCACCCTCACCGAGGGCGGCATGGACGTCACCGAGCTCCGCCCGCTCGGCGGCGCGGAGGACGTGTACGTCAGGAAGGTGCTCGGGGCGCTCGGCGAGTCCGACCCGCGCCCCAACGCCAGCCTCCAGGCGATCATCGACGCCTACCCCGTCAGCGCCGAGTGGCGCTGCACCGAATCGCTGCCCTTCTCCTCCGCCCGCAAGTACAGCGGCGCCAGCTTCAGCGAGGGCGACGGCGAGAACAACACCTGGCTGCTCGGCGCCCCCGACGTTCTCCTGCCGGTCGGCGACCCGGCCCTCGACGAGATCAACGGGCTCAACGAACAGGGCCTGCGCGTCCTGCTGCTCGCCAAGGCCGCGCGCGAGCTCGACGACCCGGCCGTCGGGGCCGGGGCCCGGCCGACCGCCCTGATCGTCCTGGAACAGCGGCTGCGCCCCGACGCCGCCGACACCCTGCGCTACTTCGAGGACCAGAAGGTCCACGCCAAGGTCATCTCCGGCGACAACGCGGTCTCCGTCGGCGCGGTGGCCGGCAAGCTCGGCCTGCCGGGCGCCGAGAACACGGTCGACGCGCGCAAGCTGCCGGCCGAGCAGGCCGAGATGGCCAGGGTGCTCGACGACAACGCCGTCTTCGGGCGGGTCACCCCGCAGCAGAAGCGCGACATGGTCGGCGCACTGCAGTCCAAAGGCCACACGGTCGCCATGACGGGCGACGGCGTCAACGACGTCCTGGCCCTCAAGGACGCGGACATCGGCGTGTCGATGGGCTCAGGCTCGGAGGCCACCCGCGCGGTCGCGCAGATCGTCCTCCTGAACAACAGCTTCTCCACCCTCCCCTCGGTGGTCGCCGAGGGCCGCCGGGTCATCGGCAACATCACCCGGGTCGCCACCCTCTTCCTCACGAAGACCGTCTACTCGGTCCTCCTCGCGATCCTGGTGGTCTGCTTCCAGGTCGAGTACCCCTTCCTGCCGCGCCACCTGACGCTGCTGTCCACCCTCACCATCGGCATCCCGGCGTTCTTCCTCGCCCTGGCCCCGAACAAGGAGCGGGCGAGGCCGCACTTCGTGAAACGGGTGATGCGGTACGCGATCCCGGGCGGAGTGATCGCGGCCGTGGCCACCTTCGTGACGTACCTGGTCGCCCGCCACCACTACACGGGCCCGGAAGCCCTGAACGCCGAGACGAGCGCGGCGACGCTGACGCTGTTCCTGACCTCGATGTGGGTCCTGGTGATCATCGCCCGCCCGTACACGTGGTGGCGGGTCGCCCTGGTCGGCGCGATGGGCGCGGCGTTCCTGATCGTCCTGGTCGTCCCGTGGCTCCAGGACTTCTTCCAGCTGAAGCTGGTGGGCACGCAGCTCCCGTGGACGGCGGTGGCCATCGCGGCGGCGGCATCGGTCCTGATCGAGTTCACGTTCCGCTGGGTCGACCGGAAGTTCCCGGCCTAG
- a CDS encoding MFS transporter, producing MGRDRGTATLALLSFAMLVVSLDQYIVVVALPDIARDLGYSAQTLQSVISAYAVTSAGFLLFGGRAADLLGRRRVLATGLGLYTAAALAGGLATGPGTLLAARAVQGLGGALVFPTTLALVNTTFAEGRMRNRALGIWGGAGAAGLVIGVLLGGLLTQAFGWEAVFLVNVALAGPALLLTFVVIPPDGPRERGRTFDLPGALSVTVGVTLIVFALVQGPALGWLSPGFLGSAAAGLLLIAAFSVIERRSHDPLVPPRLLANPHLVTGVVIAFMFMATFGSVLYFLSLYFQEVLGYDALQTGAGFLIPTAVVVAGSTTAGRLVTRFGLRTTLTAALAVGALGAVALGFAVAPDGSYTDLIPGLVALSIGDGIVFTTMFITAATGVPDRDQGTASGIASTGSGVGAAVGLAVLVLIATAGLDGLSGVRLRAATAEGISTALFAVAGGIALTFLTALTRCPTPPEPCPTPTPVPYQTRRC from the coding sequence ATGGGCCGGGACCGGGGGACGGCGACCCTGGCACTGCTGTCCTTCGCCATGCTGGTCGTGTCGCTCGACCAGTACATCGTGGTGGTGGCGCTCCCCGACATCGCCCGGGACCTGGGCTACTCCGCACAGACGCTGCAGTCCGTCATCAGCGCCTACGCGGTGACCTCGGCCGGCTTCCTCCTGTTCGGCGGCCGCGCAGCCGACCTGCTCGGACGGCGACGCGTGCTGGCCACCGGCCTCGGGCTGTACACCGCTGCGGCGCTCGCGGGCGGCCTCGCGACCGGGCCCGGGACGCTGCTCGCCGCCCGCGCGGTCCAGGGTCTCGGCGGCGCCCTCGTCTTCCCCACCACCCTGGCCCTCGTCAACACCACCTTCGCCGAAGGCCGGATGCGCAATCGCGCCCTGGGCATCTGGGGCGGTGCCGGAGCGGCGGGACTCGTGATCGGGGTGCTGCTCGGCGGCCTCCTGACGCAGGCCTTCGGCTGGGAGGCGGTGTTCCTCGTCAACGTGGCCCTGGCGGGGCCCGCGCTGCTGCTCACCTTCGTGGTGATCCCGCCGGACGGCCCGCGCGAGAGGGGCCGCACCTTCGACCTGCCCGGGGCGCTCAGCGTCACCGTGGGCGTCACGCTGATCGTGTTCGCCCTGGTCCAGGGACCTGCCCTCGGCTGGCTCTCGCCGGGCTTCCTCGGCAGCGCGGCGGCGGGCCTGCTGCTGATCGCCGCCTTCTCCGTCATCGAGCGGCGCAGCCACGACCCGCTCGTGCCGCCCCGGCTGCTCGCCAACCCCCACCTCGTCACCGGCGTCGTCATCGCGTTCATGTTCATGGCGACGTTCGGCTCGGTGCTCTACTTCCTGTCCCTCTACTTCCAGGAAGTCCTCGGCTACGACGCCCTGCAGACCGGCGCCGGCTTCCTCATCCCCACGGCGGTGGTGGTCGCCGGCTCGACGACGGCCGGCCGGCTGGTGACGCGGTTCGGCCTCAGAACCACGTTGACCGCAGCCCTCGCCGTCGGCGCACTCGGTGCCGTCGCCCTCGGCTTCGCCGTCGCGCCGGACGGCTCGTACACCGACCTGATCCCCGGCCTGGTGGCGCTCAGCATCGGCGACGGCATCGTCTTCACCACCATGTTCATCACCGCCGCCACCGGCGTCCCCGACCGGGACCAGGGCACCGCCTCGGGCATCGCCTCCACCGGCTCGGGCGTGGGCGCGGCGGTCGGCCTCGCCGTCCTCGTCCTGATCGCGACCGCCGGCCTCGACGGCCTCTCCGGCGTACGGCTCCGCGCCGCCACCGCCGAGGGGATCAGCACCGCCCTCTTCGCCGTGGCGGGCGGCATCGCCCTGACCTTCCTCACGGCCCTGACCCGCTGCCCGACCCCGCCCGAACCGTGCCCGACCCCCACGCCCGTCCCGTACCAGACCCGCCGCTGCTGA